A window of Procambarus clarkii isolate CNS0578487 chromosome 9, FALCON_Pclarkii_2.0, whole genome shotgun sequence contains these coding sequences:
- the LOC123766172 gene encoding uncharacterized protein isoform X4 — MARLSGSLCLYIYPRPGKKLLQDERSRLMRRTVMRYVNLTELITLIMISPTVKKRFPTLDHLVEAGFMTSNEKKIFDALDEKTSHPKYWMPLVWAGSIVTRARKEGRIRDDFAVKTIIDEINRFRGLCGGLLSYDWISIPLVYTQVVTLAVYSFFLATIMGRQFLDPKQNINKHHVDFYVPIFTFLQFFFYMGWLKVAESLVNPFGEDDDDFEVNWLVDRNLQVSYLIVDEMHSEHPELIQDMYWDEVFPQELPYTIASEAFRREPPQGSTANIEVPDAEQEFLPMLEEEEDEGINESMSGYPGDVENGSKAIDIMKKSPRSSHSGIASSQPMPRKPSVLSMLWNRMKSDSHDNVRRAHIRPNASTTSFRHRRHRGLMRSASRVSSTSHVTSQSPEMIARNQTLAAQDSAIFRMSDLSINAPATDEISSPRPKGRLNSYDDDEPILIKIKRRDQDGHVIMSHSSDDFDMTQEPTRSQLFHKQKRPGSSKIPIEKKPTNETISPVAKSSTSGDNRSMGSNASIRTSIFQGDADDTVISEEEEEEKEETELMQHKKRGGLSTMNLKGLSKILSPTRSFHGEPSASSSPIKPSSSEALATGTSHPEHLSRVDYERQSSTRSQKQDGASASEPVSPSPKSPVTHWRNAQSLATLNASNKATSSQSVTSPPAETDNSTFYKPFSGDLNIFVEEASPESGSPEKVFSTLQTEQASGDADISEQSVAKDALETIIEGPLETISEDKFEDEASSRKRLISESELEAIPEAEDSYSILESKKLLDD, encoded by the exons ATGGCCagactctctggctctctttgtcTCTACATCTATCCACGGCCAG GCAAGAAGTTATTGCAGGATGAGCGATCGCGTCTGATGCGGAGAACGGTCATGCGCTACGTCAATCTTACTGAACTCATCACGCTTATCATGATCAGTCCCACTGTCAAGAAGCGGTTCCCTACCCTTGATCACTTGGTTGAAGCAG GTTTTATGACATCAAATGAAAAGAAAATTTTTGATGCCCTTGATGAAAAAACTTCCCACCCAAAATATTGGATGCCATTAGTGTGGGCTGGCAGTATTGTTACCAGAGCTAGGAAAGAGGGCAGAATCAGGGATGATTTTGCTGTTAAGACAATCATAGATGAGATCAACAGATTCCGAGGACTATGTGGAGGACTTTTAAGTTATGACTGGATAAGCATCCCATTAGTTTACACACAG GTGGTGACATTGGCTGTTTACTCCTTTTTTCTTGCCACCATCATGGGTCGTCAGTTTCTCGATCCaaaacaaaatatcaacaaaCATCATGTCGACTTCTATGTGCCAATCTTCACATTTCTGCAGTTTTTCTTCTACATGGGTTGGCTGAAGGTTGCTGAATCTTTGGTTAATCCCTTTGGAGAAGATGATGATGATTTTGAAGTCAATTGGCTGGTGGACAGAAATTTGCAG GTCTCGTACCTTATTGTGGATGAAATGCACAGTGAACATCCAGAACTTATTCAGGACATGTATTGGGATGAAGTATTCCCTCAAGAACTTCCATACACGATCGCTTCGGAGGCATTCAGACGGGAACCTCCACAAGGTTCAACTGCAAATATTGAAGTACCAGATGCAGAACAAGAATTCTTGCCTatgttggaagaggaggaggatgagggaataAATGAATCCATGTCTGGTTATCCG GGTGATGTAGAAAATGGTTCAAAAGCTATTGATATAATGAAGAAAAGTCCAAGGTCATCTCATTCTGGGATAGCTTCGTCTCAGCCCATGCCTCGGAAACCTTCTGTGTTGTCAATGTTATGGAACCGGATGAAATCTGACAGTCATGACAATGTCCGGCGTGCACACATTAGACCAAACG CAAGTACCACATCATTTCGCCATAGGCGGCATCGTGGCTTGATGAGATCAGCATCACGAGTGTCATCAACATCCCATGTAACTTCTCAGAGCCCAGAGATGATTGCAAGAAATCAAACTCTGGCAGCACAG GATAGTGCCATTTTTCGCATGTCAGATCTATCAATTAACGCACCTGCCACGGATGAAATTTCCAGTCCGCGACCTAAAGGCAGACTTAATTCCTACGATGATGATGAGCCAATACTTATTAAAATAAAACGCAGAGACCAAGATG GGCACGTTATTATGTCACACTCTTCTGATGACTTCGACATGACACAAGAACCCACTCGATCACaactatttcataaacaaaagagaCCAGGATCAAGTAAGATACCTATTGAA AAAAAACCCACTAATGAGACAATATCTCCAGTGGCTAAAAGCTCAACAAGTGGAGATAACAGGAGTATGGGTAGCAATGCATCAATCCGCACGTCAATATTCCAGGGAGATGCTGATGACACAGTGAttagtgaagaggaggaggaagagaaagaagaGACAG AATTGATGCAGCATAAGAAAAGGGGAGGCCTGAGCACCATGAACCTCAAAGGATTATCCAAGATCCTCAGTCCAACAAGGTCATTCCATGGGGAACCCAGTGCATCATCCTCCCCCATTAAACCCAG CAGCAGTGAAGCCTTAGCCACGGGAACGTCTCACCCGGAGCACCTTTCACGTGTAGATTATGAGCGTCAAAGTAGCACCAGGTCACAAAAACAGGACGGAGCTAGTGCTAGTGAACCAGTGTCCCCAAGTCCCAAGTCTCCGGTAACCCATTGGAGAAATGCTCAGAGTCTTGCCACTCTGAATGCTTCAAACAAAGCTACAAGCTCTCAGTCTGTGACTTCTCCACCTGCTGAGACAGATAATTCTACATTTTATAAGCCATTCAGTGGAGATCTGAACATATTTGTCGAAGAAGCAAGTCCAGAAAGTGGCAGTCCAGAAAAAGTATTTAGTACACTGCAAACTGAACAAGCATCTGGAGATGCTGATATTTCAGAACAATCAGTAGCTAAGGATGCACTAGAAACAATAATTGAAGGCCCATTAGAAACTATATCGGAAGATAAATTTGAGGATGAGGCATCGAGTAGAAAGAGGCTCATTTCAGAAAGTGAATTAGAAGCAATACCAGAAGCAGAAGACAGTTATAGTATTCTTGAAAGTAAGAAATTGTTGGACGATTGA
- the LOC123766172 gene encoding bestrophin homolog 17 isoform X3, whose product MTVTYTSQVATCSGFGCFWKLLFRWKGSIYKLVWPELLVYSIAFYLFSFTYRFALSEDQKRLFEKVSVFCQYFSDLIPLSFVLGFYVSIVVQRWWEQYLSLPWPDSLALFVSTSIHGQDERSRLMRRTVMRYVNLTELITLIMISPTVKKRFPTLDHLVEAGFMTSNEKKIFDALDEKTSHPKYWMPLVWAGSIVTRARKEGRIRDDFAVKTIIDEINRFRGLCGGLLSYDWISIPLVYTQVVTLAVYSFFLATIMGRQFLDPKQNINKHHVDFYVPIFTFLQFFFYMGWLKVAESLVNPFGEDDDDFEVNWLVDRNLQVSYLIVDEMHSEHPELIQDMYWDEVFPQELPYTIASEAFRREPPQGSTANIEVPDAEQEFLPMLEEEEDEGINESMSGYPGDVENGSKAIDIMKKSPRSSHSGIASSQPMPRKPSVLSMLWNRMKSDSHDNVRRAHIRPNASTTSFRHRRHRGLMRSASRVSSTSHVTSQSPEMIARNQTLAAQDSAIFRMSDLSINAPATDEISSPRPKGRLNSYDDDEPILIKIKRRDQDGHVIMSHSSDDFDMTQEPTRSQLFHKQKRPGSSKIPIEKKPTNETISPVAKSSTSGDNRSMGSNASIRTSIFQGDADDTVISEEEEEEKEETELMQHKKRGGLSTMNLKGLSKILSPTRSFHGEPSASSSPIKPSSEALATGTSHPEHLSRVDYERQSSTRSQKQDGASASEPVSPSPKSPVTHWRNAQSLATLNASNKATSSQSVTSPPAETDNSTFYKPFSGDLNIFVEEASPESGSPEKVFSTLQTEQASGDADISEQSVAKDALETIIEGPLETISEDKFEDEASSRKRLISESELEAIPEAEDSYSILESKKLLDD is encoded by the exons GTTATTTGAGAAGGTGTCAGTGTTCTGCCAGTACTTCAGTGACTTGATACCACTGTCATTCGTGCTTGGGTTTTACGTTTCCATAGTAGTACAGCGGTGGTGGGAGCAGTACCTCTCCCTGCCATGGCCagactctctggctctctttgtcTCTACATCTATCCACGGCCAG GATGAGCGATCGCGTCTGATGCGGAGAACGGTCATGCGCTACGTCAATCTTACTGAACTCATCACGCTTATCATGATCAGTCCCACTGTCAAGAAGCGGTTCCCTACCCTTGATCACTTGGTTGAAGCAG GTTTTATGACATCAAATGAAAAGAAAATTTTTGATGCCCTTGATGAAAAAACTTCCCACCCAAAATATTGGATGCCATTAGTGTGGGCTGGCAGTATTGTTACCAGAGCTAGGAAAGAGGGCAGAATCAGGGATGATTTTGCTGTTAAGACAATCATAGATGAGATCAACAGATTCCGAGGACTATGTGGAGGACTTTTAAGTTATGACTGGATAAGCATCCCATTAGTTTACACACAG GTGGTGACATTGGCTGTTTACTCCTTTTTTCTTGCCACCATCATGGGTCGTCAGTTTCTCGATCCaaaacaaaatatcaacaaaCATCATGTCGACTTCTATGTGCCAATCTTCACATTTCTGCAGTTTTTCTTCTACATGGGTTGGCTGAAGGTTGCTGAATCTTTGGTTAATCCCTTTGGAGAAGATGATGATGATTTTGAAGTCAATTGGCTGGTGGACAGAAATTTGCAG GTCTCGTACCTTATTGTGGATGAAATGCACAGTGAACATCCAGAACTTATTCAGGACATGTATTGGGATGAAGTATTCCCTCAAGAACTTCCATACACGATCGCTTCGGAGGCATTCAGACGGGAACCTCCACAAGGTTCAACTGCAAATATTGAAGTACCAGATGCAGAACAAGAATTCTTGCCTatgttggaagaggaggaggatgagggaataAATGAATCCATGTCTGGTTATCCG GGTGATGTAGAAAATGGTTCAAAAGCTATTGATATAATGAAGAAAAGTCCAAGGTCATCTCATTCTGGGATAGCTTCGTCTCAGCCCATGCCTCGGAAACCTTCTGTGTTGTCAATGTTATGGAACCGGATGAAATCTGACAGTCATGACAATGTCCGGCGTGCACACATTAGACCAAACG CAAGTACCACATCATTTCGCCATAGGCGGCATCGTGGCTTGATGAGATCAGCATCACGAGTGTCATCAACATCCCATGTAACTTCTCAGAGCCCAGAGATGATTGCAAGAAATCAAACTCTGGCAGCACAG GATAGTGCCATTTTTCGCATGTCAGATCTATCAATTAACGCACCTGCCACGGATGAAATTTCCAGTCCGCGACCTAAAGGCAGACTTAATTCCTACGATGATGATGAGCCAATACTTATTAAAATAAAACGCAGAGACCAAGATG GGCACGTTATTATGTCACACTCTTCTGATGACTTCGACATGACACAAGAACCCACTCGATCACaactatttcataaacaaaagagaCCAGGATCAAGTAAGATACCTATTGAA AAAAAACCCACTAATGAGACAATATCTCCAGTGGCTAAAAGCTCAACAAGTGGAGATAACAGGAGTATGGGTAGCAATGCATCAATCCGCACGTCAATATTCCAGGGAGATGCTGATGACACAGTGAttagtgaagaggaggaggaagagaaagaagaGACAG AATTGATGCAGCATAAGAAAAGGGGAGGCCTGAGCACCATGAACCTCAAAGGATTATCCAAGATCCTCAGTCCAACAAGGTCATTCCATGGGGAACCCAGTGCATCATCCTCCCCCATTAAACCCAG CAGTGAAGCCTTAGCCACGGGAACGTCTCACCCGGAGCACCTTTCACGTGTAGATTATGAGCGTCAAAGTAGCACCAGGTCACAAAAACAGGACGGAGCTAGTGCTAGTGAACCAGTGTCCCCAAGTCCCAAGTCTCCGGTAACCCATTGGAGAAATGCTCAGAGTCTTGCCACTCTGAATGCTTCAAACAAAGCTACAAGCTCTCAGTCTGTGACTTCTCCACCTGCTGAGACAGATAATTCTACATTTTATAAGCCATTCAGTGGAGATCTGAACATATTTGTCGAAGAAGCAAGTCCAGAAAGTGGCAGTCCAGAAAAAGTATTTAGTACACTGCAAACTGAACAAGCATCTGGAGATGCTGATATTTCAGAACAATCAGTAGCTAAGGATGCACTAGAAACAATAATTGAAGGCCCATTAGAAACTATATCGGAAGATAAATTTGAGGATGAGGCATCGAGTAGAAAGAGGCTCATTTCAGAAAGTGAATTAGAAGCAATACCAGAAGCAGAAGACAGTTATAGTATTCTTGAAAGTAAGAAATTGTTGGACGATTGA
- the LOC123766172 gene encoding uncharacterized protein isoform X5 yields MARLSGSLCLYIYPRPGFMTSNEKKIFDALDEKTSHPKYWMPLVWAGSIVTRARKEGRIRDDFAVKTIIDEINRFRGLCGGLLSYDWISIPLVYTQVVTLAVYSFFLATIMGRQFLDPKQNINKHHVDFYVPIFTFLQFFFYMGWLKVAESLVNPFGEDDDDFEVNWLVDRNLQVSYLIVDEMHSEHPELIQDMYWDEVFPQELPYTIASEAFRREPPQGSTANIEVPDAEQEFLPMLEEEEDEGINESMSGYPGDVENGSKAIDIMKKSPRSSHSGIASSQPMPRKPSVLSMLWNRMKSDSHDNVRRAHIRPNASTTSFRHRRHRGLMRSASRVSSTSHVTSQSPEMIARNQTLAAQDSAIFRMSDLSINAPATDEISSPRPKGRLNSYDDDEPILIKIKRRDQDGHVIMSHSSDDFDMTQEPTRSQLFHKQKRPGSSKIPIEKKPTNETISPVAKSSTSGDNRSMGSNASIRTSIFQGDADDTVISEEEEEEKEETELMQHKKRGGLSTMNLKGLSKILSPTRSFHGEPSASSSPIKPSSSEALATGTSHPEHLSRVDYERQSSTRSQKQDGASASEPVSPSPKSPVTHWRNAQSLATLNASNKATSSQSVTSPPAETDNSTFYKPFSGDLNIFVEEASPESGSPEKVFSTLQTEQASGDADISEQSVAKDALETIIEGPLETISEDKFEDEASSRKRLISESELEAIPEAEDSYSILESKKLLDD; encoded by the exons ATGGCCagactctctggctctctttgtcTCTACATCTATCCACGGCCAG GTTTTATGACATCAAATGAAAAGAAAATTTTTGATGCCCTTGATGAAAAAACTTCCCACCCAAAATATTGGATGCCATTAGTGTGGGCTGGCAGTATTGTTACCAGAGCTAGGAAAGAGGGCAGAATCAGGGATGATTTTGCTGTTAAGACAATCATAGATGAGATCAACAGATTCCGAGGACTATGTGGAGGACTTTTAAGTTATGACTGGATAAGCATCCCATTAGTTTACACACAG GTGGTGACATTGGCTGTTTACTCCTTTTTTCTTGCCACCATCATGGGTCGTCAGTTTCTCGATCCaaaacaaaatatcaacaaaCATCATGTCGACTTCTATGTGCCAATCTTCACATTTCTGCAGTTTTTCTTCTACATGGGTTGGCTGAAGGTTGCTGAATCTTTGGTTAATCCCTTTGGAGAAGATGATGATGATTTTGAAGTCAATTGGCTGGTGGACAGAAATTTGCAG GTCTCGTACCTTATTGTGGATGAAATGCACAGTGAACATCCAGAACTTATTCAGGACATGTATTGGGATGAAGTATTCCCTCAAGAACTTCCATACACGATCGCTTCGGAGGCATTCAGACGGGAACCTCCACAAGGTTCAACTGCAAATATTGAAGTACCAGATGCAGAACAAGAATTCTTGCCTatgttggaagaggaggaggatgagggaataAATGAATCCATGTCTGGTTATCCG GGTGATGTAGAAAATGGTTCAAAAGCTATTGATATAATGAAGAAAAGTCCAAGGTCATCTCATTCTGGGATAGCTTCGTCTCAGCCCATGCCTCGGAAACCTTCTGTGTTGTCAATGTTATGGAACCGGATGAAATCTGACAGTCATGACAATGTCCGGCGTGCACACATTAGACCAAACG CAAGTACCACATCATTTCGCCATAGGCGGCATCGTGGCTTGATGAGATCAGCATCACGAGTGTCATCAACATCCCATGTAACTTCTCAGAGCCCAGAGATGATTGCAAGAAATCAAACTCTGGCAGCACAG GATAGTGCCATTTTTCGCATGTCAGATCTATCAATTAACGCACCTGCCACGGATGAAATTTCCAGTCCGCGACCTAAAGGCAGACTTAATTCCTACGATGATGATGAGCCAATACTTATTAAAATAAAACGCAGAGACCAAGATG GGCACGTTATTATGTCACACTCTTCTGATGACTTCGACATGACACAAGAACCCACTCGATCACaactatttcataaacaaaagagaCCAGGATCAAGTAAGATACCTATTGAA AAAAAACCCACTAATGAGACAATATCTCCAGTGGCTAAAAGCTCAACAAGTGGAGATAACAGGAGTATGGGTAGCAATGCATCAATCCGCACGTCAATATTCCAGGGAGATGCTGATGACACAGTGAttagtgaagaggaggaggaagagaaagaagaGACAG AATTGATGCAGCATAAGAAAAGGGGAGGCCTGAGCACCATGAACCTCAAAGGATTATCCAAGATCCTCAGTCCAACAAGGTCATTCCATGGGGAACCCAGTGCATCATCCTCCCCCATTAAACCCAG CAGCAGTGAAGCCTTAGCCACGGGAACGTCTCACCCGGAGCACCTTTCACGTGTAGATTATGAGCGTCAAAGTAGCACCAGGTCACAAAAACAGGACGGAGCTAGTGCTAGTGAACCAGTGTCCCCAAGTCCCAAGTCTCCGGTAACCCATTGGAGAAATGCTCAGAGTCTTGCCACTCTGAATGCTTCAAACAAAGCTACAAGCTCTCAGTCTGTGACTTCTCCACCTGCTGAGACAGATAATTCTACATTTTATAAGCCATTCAGTGGAGATCTGAACATATTTGTCGAAGAAGCAAGTCCAGAAAGTGGCAGTCCAGAAAAAGTATTTAGTACACTGCAAACTGAACAAGCATCTGGAGATGCTGATATTTCAGAACAATCAGTAGCTAAGGATGCACTAGAAACAATAATTGAAGGCCCATTAGAAACTATATCGGAAGATAAATTTGAGGATGAGGCATCGAGTAGAAAGAGGCTCATTTCAGAAAGTGAATTAGAAGCAATACCAGAAGCAGAAGACAGTTATAGTATTCTTGAAAGTAAGAAATTGTTGGACGATTGA